GGTCTGTCGGAGTGCTCCCCAGTCACTCACTGTAATCCCATCCATGGCAAGCGCAAGGCCGGCTCCATTGGCCTTCCGTGGCCAGAGACCGATGCCTGTGTGGTCGATCTGGAAACGCGGCAACCTTTGCCGCCTGGCCAGACCGGCGAGTTGATGATTCGGGGTCCGCAGGTCATGAAGAGGTATTGGCGGAATCCCAAAGAGACGGCGCAGGTGCTCCAGAATGGCTGGCTCGCCACAGGTGACATTGCCCGCATGGACGAGGAAGGCTTCTTCTACATCGTCGACCGCAAGAAGGACATGATAGTGACCGGCGGTTTGAACGTCTATCCGCGGGAGATAGAGGAAGTTCTTTACGAGCATCCATGCGTGCAGGAGGCAGCCGCAATAGGCGTCCCCGACGAATACTACGGCGAACACGTGAAAGTCTACATCGTTCCGAAGGAAGGGACGCACCTTTCCGCAGATGACATTCTAAGGTTCTGCCAGGGGAAGCTGGCCAAGTTCAAGATGCCAAAGGAGATCGAATTTCGGGATGCTTTGCCAAAATCGCTGATCGGCAAAGTGCTGCGGCGGGAACTGCTTGCAGAGCACTTCGCGCAGCAGTCGCGGCAGGCGAGCCCCGGCGG
The Calditrichota bacterium DNA segment above includes these coding regions:
- a CDS encoding long-chain fatty acid--CoA ligase, whose amino-acid sequence is LLYAMKRVKDKTHKRFSSRDGLYHFREVLSRGEGALPPVDLRPEDTAILLYTGGTTGLAKGAELTHANLVANALQARHWVWDIKDGQEVILTALPLFHSYAMTACHHLAIQCKSAMVLLPRFEPMQVMKAIHKYRVTIFPGVPTMYVAINHHPKAGKFNLASVRVCISGGAPLPVEVQTKFEQLTGGRLVEGYGLSECSPVTHCNPIHGKRKAGSIGLPWPETDACVVDLETRQPLPPGQTGELMIRGPQVMKRYWRNPKETAQVLQNGWLATGDIARMDEEGFFYIVDRKKDMIVTGGLNVYPREIEEVLYEHPCVQEAAAIGVPDEYYGEHVKVYIVPKEGTHLSADDILRFCQGKLAKFKMPKEIEFRDALPKSLIGKVLRRELLAEHFAQQSRQASPGGECSREQR